Genomic window (Mycolicibacterium smegmatis):
ACAGCACCACCACGCTCGCGCGCGGTGTGCGGCGGATGTTGGCCGACTTCGCCCGCTGCGGATAGGTCGCGATCACGATGCGGCCCTGCGCGTCGACCCCGCCCGTCACCGGCGAACTCTGCAGCGACCCGTCGGCGCGGAACGTCGTCAACACCATGCGATGTCTCGGGCGGACGAAGTCGAGCAGCTCGTCGAGATCCACCGCGTCCGCGGTCGCGTACTTCTTGGCCATCTCCTGACCCTAGCCCCGCTCCCCCTGCACCGCGAGGGTGCGCGTCTGCCGCCCCAATTGCGGTGTGTCGTCAGCACTTTACGCACGCTCACCGCTCGGCACGACGAACGCGAACGGCCGGTGGAACCCCAGACCGCGCACCCGCGCACCGCGCACCGCGTCCACCGGCACCGCCACCACCCGCCCCGACGACGGCTCGTAGCACTGCAACCGCTCCCCCGACACCCCGACGATCAACACCCAGTGCCGCGGAATACCGCGCGCGCCGACGAGCATCGCCACCGGGCGCCCCTCGGCCGCGGCGCGCAGGACATCGGTCAGCGGATCCGACGCACCGCGGAACCGGCGCCAGCGATACCGGAACCCGGCCGAGACGCTGTGCTCACTGAGGGCCCGCGCCATCCCCGCGGGCGTGGTGCCGAGCCGGCGTGGCCAGATCGCGTTGATGTCGGAGTGGATCCGGTCCTGCTCGGCGGCGAACCATTGGCCGCCGTGTGACCCCAGCAACTTGTCACGCTTGGCAGGGTCGAGCATCACACCGGCGACGACCGCCACCGTCGGCCCACACGTGATTCCGTCGCGCTGACGCAGCCTCAGCGCCGCGATCCGCTCGGGCTCCACATAAATCCTGTCAGCTGTCAATCAATTACTGCCACCTGAAATTAAATCGCTGAACTGCAGGTTTACACAGGCATAACAGCGACACAGCAAGCCTAGAAGAACAGGATCACCAAAGTGCGAAAGACAGCGAAGAGATTCGGTGTTGCGACGGTGGCAGCCAGTGGCCTGGCGGCGACCCTGATCGGCCTCGCAGCTCCGAGCCAGGCGGCCCCCAGCGGCCCCAGCAACGCCCAGCAGACCATCAGCCAGTTGCAGAGCCAGGGCTACCACGTCATCGTCAACCGGATCGGTGCGACCCCGATCGACAAGGCCGTCGTCGTGGCCGTCCGTCCCGGCACCAACTTCACCCGCACCGACAGCCTCAACACGGGCGTCACACAGAAGACCGTCTACGTCGACGTGAAGTGAACCGCGAAGTAGACCCAGACCGTCAGCCCCCGTCGGATTCGTCCCCCTCCGGCGGGGGCTGATGCATTCCAGAATGCCTTTTCCGGACTACGCCACGGGATCGCGCCGCGCCACCGATAATGGTGCGATGGCAGTCAACATGGGGGATCTGTTCGCCGCCAACCTCGAATCCCTGCGATATCAGCCGACTGCCAAGCGAATTCGCGCGTGCCTGGGCGGTGAACCCGTGGTCGACACGTGCGCGGCCGTCCTCGTGTGGGAGCCGCGCCGCGTCGTCCCGACGTATGCGGTTCCGCGCGCAGCCATCTCGGCGCAACTGGTTCCCGCGGGCGGCGACCACGGCGACGACGAGATTCCCGGCTTCCTCGATCCGTCGGTCCCGTTCACCGCGCACACCTGCTCGGGCACCGGCTTCGACGTGATCGCCGGCGGCGAGAACAGCCCGTCCGCGGCGTTCACGCCCGACGATCCCGACCTCGCCGACTACGTGATCCTCGACTTCGACTCGTTCGAATGGCGCGAGGAGGACGAACCCGTGGTGGCCCATCCGCACGACCCGTTCCACCGGATCGACATCCGGCGCAGCGCGCGCCAGGTCCGCATCGAACTCGACGGGCACCTGCTCGCCGAGTCGACGCAACCGATGCTGTTGTTCGAGACCGGCCTCCCCACACGCTTCTATCTGCCCTACGACGATGTCGTCACGCCGCTCGAGCTGAGCCAGACCGTCACCTTCTGCGCCTACAAGGGGCGCGCGAGTTACTACTCGGTGCCCGACGGACCCGCCGACATCGCGTGGACCTATCACGAACCGCTGCACGACGCGGTTCCCGTTCGCGACCGCATCTGCTTCTTCGACGAGCGTGTCGACGTCGTGGTCGACGGGCAGCACCAGAGCCGCCCGGTCACACCGTGGAGCGATTGACAGATCGACGCCGAACAGTAAAGGCAGGACGGCGAAGGAACGGGTGTTTCGATCCGTGCGGTTCTGGCAACATCACCCCACATGGTGGGCTCGTCGCACGTTTCGCTGGTCGCCGCCGCGGGAACCGAGGGCGGCGGTGCCGCGCTCGACCAGGTGATCGGGTTGTCCGCGGTCGCGACGGTCATCACGGTCGTGCTGCTGTGGATCGGTTATCTGCACCGGCAACGACGCATCACGTGGCTGAACACCTTCGCCGAACGCCTCGGGCGCAAGTTCCACCGCCCGCCGTGGGTGGCGCTCCAGATCTTCCTGTTCACCTCGACCATCATCTGCGCGCTGTTCGGCTTCATCTGGGACGTGAGCCTGCACATCGGTCAAGGCCGCGACGAGGGACCGCTGGCCAACCCCGCGCACTACTTCATCCTGGTCGGACTGTTCCTGCTGTTCATCGCCGGTGTCATGGCGATGGTGCTGCCCTACGACAAACCGGGTCCGGCGGCGGTCCGGATCACCCGCACGTGGTACGCCCCCGTGGGCGGCGTGCTCATGGCGCTGTGCGGCCTGTACGCGCTGATCGGCTTCCCGCTCGACGACATCTGGCACCGCATCTTCGGCCAGGACGTGACCCTCTGGGGTCCAACACATCTGATGCTCATCGGCGGCGCGGGGTTGTCATTGATCGCGGTGCTGCTTCTCGAGCACGAGGGCCGGGTGGCGATGGCAGGCAACAGCACCCCGGGCGATATCAAGGACGACACCAGGTTCAACACCTTCCTGCGGTACCTGTCGTTCGGCGGTCTGTTCATCGGGCTCTCGGTGTTCCAGATCGAATACGACTTCGGTGTCGAGCAGTTCCGCCTGGTGCTGCAGCCCATGATGATCGCGGGTGCGGCCGCGCTGGCAGCCGTCGCGGCGCGCCTGGTGCTCGGGCCCGGCGCGGCGGTGATCGCCGCGGTGCTCGCGATCGTCCTGCGCGGTGCGGTTTCGCTGGCCGTCGGCCCGGTGCTGGGCGCCCCGCACAGCTGGTGGGCGCTGTACCTGGGCCCGGCGCTCGTGGTCGAGTTGGTGGCCCTGACACCGCTTGTCAAGCGGCCCTTGGTCTTCGGCGCGGTCAGCGGCCTCGCGGTCGCGACCGTGGGTCTGTGGCTGGAGTCGCTGTGGATCGGCGCCGTGTACACCTATCCGTGGCCGACGAGCATGTGGGGCGAGGCGCTGGCCATGTCGATCCCCGTCGCGGTCGGCATGGGTCTGTGCGGTGCGCTGCTGGCCCTGGTGCTCACCAGCAGGCGGTTGCCGCGCCCCGCCGTCGGCATCTCGATCGTGGTGGCCACCGTGCTGGCGATCGGCGGCGCGGTGGCCAACGGCCTTCGCATCGAGGTTCCCGAGAACGCCACCGCCACAATCGCACTCACCGACGCAGCGGGCGCGGGTGAGCAGCGCATGGTCGACGCCGACGTGCGGATCACCCCGGCCGACCTCATCAGCGACGATCCCGAGTGGGTGTCGCTCCTGTCCTGGCAGGGCGGCCTGGACAATCAGCGCGGCCTGCTGGTGAACCATCTCGAACGAGTCGGCCCCGGCCACTACCGCACCACGCAGCCGATGCCGGTGTCGGGCTCGTGGAAGACGCTGCTGCGTGTACAGGACGGCACCACCATGGCGGGTGTTCCGATCTACCTGCCCGCCGATCCGGGTATCGGCGCCGAGGAGCAGCCCGCCGAGGCCGTCAGCACGCGGGAGTTCGTGCCGGAGATCACGATCCTGCAGCGCGAGCGCAACCTCGATCACCCGTCGTGGTTGTTCGGCGCGGCTTCGCTCGTGGTCCTGGTGTGCACGTTGCTCCTGATCGCCGCGTTGACGTGGGGTGCGGGCCGGGTCAACGCGCGAGAGCTGGCAGCAGGCAGCACCACCGACGAGACCCGACCGGTTCAGCCTCAGACATGACCGCCGAGATCATCACCTATCAGGCCGACCATCCGTTGCTGCTGGCGGTTCCCGCGTTCGCGCCGGCAATCGTGGTGGCAGGTGTGGTTGCCTACATCGCGATACGCGACCGGCGCCGTAAAGACCCACCGAAGGATCAGCCGGCCGGGACGAGAGACAGGGTTCACAGTGAACGCGGGGGCGTTGCAAGCGAAGATGATTCACCGTGATGAACCGTAAACGCAGCCTTGTCGTTGTGGCGACCGCATTGACCCTGGTGACCGCGGCATGTGGCTCGGGCGGCTCCGACGGTGGCGGGGAACAGACCTCCGCGGCGCCCGCGAGCCCCTCCGAGTTGACCGTCAGCCCGTCGGACATGACCGATCAGCAGCAGGCCCCCAGCCGGCTGGTGATCGACGTGACGATCAAGGGCGGTGAGGTGACGCCCACCAACGAGCAGTTGCAGGGCAAGGTGGGTGACCCGATCGTGGTGCGGGTCAACAGCGACGCCGCCGACGAACTGCATGTGCACTCCAACCCCGAGCACAACTTCCCCATCGAACCGCGCAGCGGCCAGCAGTTCCAGTTCACCGTCGACGTGCCGGGCACCGTCGACATCGAACTGCACCAGTTGAACCGCGTGATCGCCAGCGTGCAAGTGCAGCAGTGACTTCGGACCGAACCGCGCTGCTGGCCCACGGCTTGGGCGGTTCGACCGACCTTCCGATCCCGTACACCTACGCGTTGCTCGGTGCGGCGTGGACGTTGACGTTCACGTTCGCCGTGGTGGCATTCGCGTGGCGTAGGCCGAGGTTCGACCCCGACAAACCGGGGCATCCGCTGCCCGAGTGGGTGACCACCTTCGTGGACTCCCCCGTCACCCGGTGGGGCGTCGGCCTGCTCGCGCTGGTGTTCACCGGGTGGGTCGGCGCCCTGTCGTTCACGGGACCCCAGGACGCGTCGAACCCGCTGCCCGGGGTGTTCTACGTACTGCTGTGGGTGGGCCTGGTCGCGGTGTCGCTGCTGATCGGTCCGGTCTGGCGGTTGATCTCGCCGGTGCGGACGCTGATCCGGCTGATCCCCGCGACGACAGGGCGCCTGCGGTATCCGGCGCGGCTGGGTTACTGGCCCGCCGCAGCCGGACTGTTCGCGTTCGTGTGGCTGGAGCTCGCCAGCGCCGACCCGGGATCTCTTGCCGCCATTCGCAACTGGCTGCTCATCTACCTCGCGGTGACACTGGCCGGTGCACTGTGCTGCGGCCAGGGGTGGCTTTCGAACGCCGATCCGTTCGAGGTCTACAGCACGGCCGCGTCGAAGCTGTCGCCACTGCGCAGGCACGCCGGGCGCATCGTGGTCGGCAACCCGTTCGACCACCTGCAGTCGCTTCCGGTGCGTCCCGGGGTCGTGGCGGTTCTCGCGGTGCTGCTCGGTTCGACGGCGTTCGACAGCTTCTCGGCGATGCCGGTGTGGCGCAACTTCGTCGACGACAACTCGGGTTCGGCGGCGGGCGCGACGTTGATCCGCACCGCCGGCCTTGCGGTGTTCGTCGCGACCGTGGCGCTCACCTTCTGGGCCGCGGCCCGCGCGACCGGCGGCGTGGACCGGCAGCAACGTCGTGAACTCCCCGGGCAGATGGTGCACTCGTTGATCCCGATCGTCGTCGGCTACGTCTTCGCGCACTACCTGACCTACCTCGTCGAGCGCGGCCAGCAGACCATCTTCCTGCTGTTCGGGATGCACGACGCCCAGGT
Coding sequences:
- a CDS encoding PPOX class F420-dependent oxidoreductase — protein: MAKKYATADAVDLDELLDFVRPRHRMVLTTFRADGSLQSSPVTGGVDAQGRIVIATYPQRAKSANIRRTPRASVVVLSDEFNGPYVQVDGEAEVIGLPDAVEPLVEYFRVISGEHPDWDEYRQAMVDQGKCLIRVTPKQWGPVATGGFPPE
- a CDS encoding DUF427 domain-containing protein — encoded protein: MAVNMGDLFAANLESLRYQPTAKRIRACLGGEPVVDTCAAVLVWEPRRVVPTYAVPRAAISAQLVPAGGDHGDDEIPGFLDPSVPFTAHTCSGTGFDVIAGGENSPSAAFTPDDPDLADYVILDFDSFEWREEDEPVVAHPHDPFHRIDIRRSARQVRIELDGHLLAESTQPMLLFETGLPTRFYLPYDDVVTPLELSQTVTFCAYKGRASYYSVPDGPADIAWTYHEPLHDAVPVRDRICFFDERVDVVVDGQHQSRPVTPWSD